CCTATTTGAGGCGATTGATCGATTACAGCGTATGTTGCAACAACGCGATGCCTTTGAATTTCAATTAAAGAATATTGCCAATACAGACCCATTAACAGGTGTACCCAACCGTCTAGCTTTATCTGAATATTTAAAAATTGTTGAAAGTTACCCTCAAAAATTTACGCAGACTTGTTTAATGATTATAGATATTGATCGTTTTAAACAGGTGAATGACCAATATGGGCATATTGTAGGTGATCATGTCATTGTCAGTATTGCCGAACAGTTAAAGCAAAATATCCGAAGTTCGGATTTAATTGTTCGCTATGGTGGAGATGAGTTTTTAATATTATTAGAGCAGGTACAATTCGTAGATGCTCGCCTTTTAGCTGAAAAAATTCGGATTGCGATTTCTTTAGAAGAGATTTGTTTGTCTGGTTCAGATGAAAAATTACATGTGTCTGTCAGTATTGGTTTTGCGATAGGCGCGACGAGTTGGATCGAACTCTTAGAGAAAGCTGACCGTTCACTATTAAGAGCTAAAGCCCGAGGCCGGAATGCAGTTGAGGGATAAAAAAGCCGGAAATGATTTCCGGCTTTTTATTCAATAAATTACTTCAACATCGGTTTTAAGAAACGACCTGTATGGGAAATCTTAACCTCGGCCACTTGTTCAGGTGTGCCTTCAGCAATGATCATCCCACCGCCCGAACCACCTTCTGGGCCTAAATCTACAACCCAGTCCGCTGTTTTAATGACGTCAAGGTTATGTTCAATCACCACAATGGTATTACCCTTGTTGCGTAGCTCATGCAAAATATCGAGTAACTTGGCAATATCGTGGAAATGTAGACCTGTTGTCGGTTCATCCAAGATATAAAGAGTTTTACCCGTATCTCGTTTTGCTAACTCACGTGCGAGTTTTACACGCTGTGCTTCACCACCAGAGAGTGTAGTCGCAGCTTGACCTAAACGAATATAGCCTAAGCCAACTTGAGTTAAGGTCTCCAAGCGACGGTGGATGACCGGAATTGCACTAAAAAATTCAGCAGCATCTTCGACAGTCATTTCTAAAACATCAGAAATGTTTTTGCCTTTATAGCCGACTTCAAGCGTTTCACGGTTATAACGTTTGCCATGGCACGCATCGCAAGGCACATACATGTCTGGCAAGAAGTGCATCGCAACTTTAATCATGCCGTCGCCTTCACAGGCTTCACAGCGTCCGCCTTTTACGTTAAACGAGAAACGACCTGCACTATAACCACGCGCTTTTGCCTCAGGCGTTTGAGAAAATAACTCACGGATTGGCGTAAATAAGCCTGTGTACGTTGCAGGGTTAGAGCGTGGTGTACGTCCAATCGGGCTTTGGTCAATATCAACGACTTTATCTAGATGTTGAAGACCATCAATTGAATCAAACTTCTCTGCTGTTAATGTGGTTGCACCATTGAGCTGTGTAGCCGCTAATGGAAGCAAAGTACGGTTAATGAGTGTCGATTTACCTGAACCTGAAACGCCAGTCACGCAAGTCATAATGCCGAGCGGAATAGTTAAATCGACATTTTTTAAGTTATGGCCTGCTGCACCTGAAAGTTTAATGAACTCATCTGGGCGTGGTGATTGAGTCCGTTGTTTTGGTATCTCAATTTTGCGTTTGCCTGAAAGGTACTGGCCTGTGAGTGAATCAGCATGATTAGCTAATTCATCATAAGTTCCTTCGGCAATAATCACACCGCCATGTATCCCAGCCCCTGGACCGATATCAATAATATGGTCGGCTGCACGAATTGCATCTTCATCGTGTTCAACGACTAATACCGTATTACCTAAATCACGTAAGCGAATCAGCGTTTGTAATAGGCGATCATTATCGCGTTGATGTAGACCAATTGATGGTTCATCAAGGACATACATCACACCCATTAAGCCTGCACCAATTTGTGAGGCTAAACGAATACGCTGTGCTTCACCGCCCGATAAGGTTTCGGCAGAACGAGCCAGACTTAAATAGTTAAGACCGACACTCACCAAGAAATGTAAACGTTCACGAATCTCTTTAAAGATTTTATCGGCGATTTCACCTTTAGCACCTTCAAGATTCAAGTCTTGATAATAATTTTCGGCATCACCAATCGACATGCGAGTAATGTCGGCAATCGTTTTATCTTTAACACGAACATGACGTGAAATTTCATTTAGACGTGAGCCATCACATGCATCACAAGCTGCATTAGATAGATATTGGGCTAAATCATCTCGTACATAGTTACTTTCAGTTTCACGGTAACGACGTTCAAGATGCGGCAAAATTCCTTCAAATGGTTGTACGCGTGTATGTTTACGGCCACGTTCATCGATATAACTTAAATCGACTTTTTCTTTGCCCGTACCTTGTAAGAATTTCTTTTGAGTGTCTTTATCTAGCTTGTTCCAAGGCGTATCAAGTTGAAAACCAAAATGATCGGCAACTTTTTGCAGCATTGAATAATAATATGGACGTTGACGATCCCATCCACGAATAGCCCCTTCACTAATTGCAAGATCAGGATTTGGAATGAGCTTTTCAGAACTAAAATGACTGCGTGTACCTAAGCCATCACAAACAGGGCAGGCACCGAACGGGTTGTTAAATGAAAATAAGCGAGGCTCAAGCTCTGCGACTGCGCGATCACATTCAGGACATGAATGCTTTGCAGAAAAAACACGATCAGGATGTTCGCC
This region of Acinetobacter sp. XS-4 genomic DNA includes:
- the uvrA gene encoding excinuclease ABC subunit UvrA, whose amino-acid sequence is MSQSHIRIRGARTHNLKNVSLDIPRDKFVVITGLSGSGKSSLAFDTLYAEGQRRYVESLSAYARQFLSQMEKPEVDSIEGLSPAIAIEQKSTSHNPRSTVGTITEIYDYLRLLYARVGTPYCPEHDLPMVAQTISEMVDAVKTLEEGTALMLLAPVVRERKGEYSNLFEQLQGQGFVRARVDGEIIDIDTPPELDKKKKHTIEVVVDRFKVREDLGNRIAESFETALRLGGDIAVLSWMNGEHPDRVFSAKHSCPECDRAVAELEPRLFSFNNPFGACPVCDGLGTRSHFSSEKLIPNPDLAISEGAIRGWDRQRPYYYSMLQKVADHFGFQLDTPWNKLDKDTQKKFLQGTGKEKVDLSYIDERGRKHTRVQPFEGILPHLERRYRETESNYVRDDLAQYLSNAACDACDGSRLNEISRHVRVKDKTIADITRMSIGDAENYYQDLNLEGAKGEIADKIFKEIRERLHFLVSVGLNYLSLARSAETLSGGEAQRIRLASQIGAGLMGVMYVLDEPSIGLHQRDNDRLLQTLIRLRDLGNTVLVVEHDEDAIRAADHIIDIGPGAGIHGGVIIAEGTYDELANHADSLTGQYLSGKRKIEIPKQRTQSPRPDEFIKLSGAAGHNLKNVDLTIPLGIMTCVTGVSGSGKSTLINRTLLPLAATQLNGATTLTAEKFDSIDGLQHLDKVVDIDQSPIGRTPRSNPATYTGLFTPIRELFSQTPEAKARGYSAGRFSFNVKGGRCEACEGDGMIKVAMHFLPDMYVPCDACHGKRYNRETLEVGYKGKNISDVLEMTVEDAAEFFSAIPVIHRRLETLTQVGLGYIRLGQAATTLSGGEAQRVKLARELAKRDTGKTLYILDEPTTGLHFHDIAKLLDILHELRNKGNTIVVIEHNLDVIKTADWVVDLGPEGGSGGGMIIAEGTPEQVAEVKISHTGRFLKPMLK